One genomic window of Marinobacter sp. SS13-12 includes the following:
- a CDS encoding IucA/IucC family protein: protein MRRQLYTDQLQKLIDALFMEDFNGACSHMHCTGSFLSITLDRTTRLELACSRREGLRPYRLWDDEVFLYRDRQRSRLNARLLMAHLVEASWWPATNRAEAVQWWEECFDFIDGLPHLLRLATNRGHSTLTASEYLAMAADRPFHPFAHAKGELAALVSPTEAQDPCLPHLLRLRWWAFNPDHLMTRQAAQPAELLLASAELASLNHQLKTLAPGHVALPMLPSQHAALLSTAAGVDAADLRFSSPTGQPTSSLRTLISGSDEYLHLKLSTSARTLGAIRSMPPRYLVNSDQAHQLLKRILAQHTELARTVALCDESHWWVVGREQDMISNPGLFGCQLRYLPRAAGAQPDQLITLSALGFAHAPVWQQLLGDDIEPWQAVKELTAQFIRTFLTLWCQGVMPECHGQNLLARYQGKRLSGFVLRDHDTLRICPTRLKQQGLPLPDYQIDWGTPNSLVLGSDERLLAYFTTLGLQVTLYPIALATVNHGNHSETDFWNWVRVCLEEYAATLADKQLKQVLCKFLLDAEVWPFKQLLTPLLNQQAASTGMPSAMGHIHNPLLTSRPNALPAEQDLTQARDHETTT from the coding sequence ATGCGGCGGCAGCTTTATACCGACCAACTGCAAAAACTAATCGATGCCCTGTTCATGGAGGATTTCAATGGCGCCTGTAGCCACATGCATTGTACCGGCTCATTCCTTTCCATCACTCTGGACCGTACCACCCGCCTGGAACTGGCGTGTTCCAGGCGGGAAGGGCTCAGGCCCTACCGGCTTTGGGACGACGAAGTCTTCCTTTACCGTGACCGACAGCGCAGCCGGCTGAACGCTCGGCTCCTCATGGCCCATCTGGTCGAGGCCTCGTGGTGGCCGGCCACCAATCGGGCGGAAGCGGTGCAGTGGTGGGAGGAGTGTTTCGATTTCATCGACGGCCTTCCCCACCTGCTCCGACTCGCCACCAACCGGGGCCATTCGACCCTGACTGCCAGCGAATACCTGGCGATGGCCGCAGATCGACCGTTCCATCCCTTTGCCCATGCAAAAGGGGAGCTTGCGGCCCTGGTGTCGCCAACGGAAGCCCAGGACCCTTGCCTCCCTCACCTCCTTCGCCTCCGCTGGTGGGCCTTTAACCCGGACCACCTGATGACCCGGCAGGCAGCGCAGCCCGCGGAGTTGTTGCTGGCCAGTGCCGAACTGGCCAGCCTCAACCACCAGCTTAAAACCCTGGCGCCGGGGCACGTCGCCCTGCCGATGCTACCAAGCCAGCACGCGGCGTTGCTGTCAACTGCCGCCGGGGTGGATGCCGCAGACCTGCGGTTCTCATCGCCGACGGGACAGCCGACCTCGTCCCTGCGAACCCTGATCAGCGGAAGCGATGAGTATTTGCACCTGAAGCTTTCCACCAGCGCCCGGACCCTCGGGGCCATCCGTTCGATGCCCCCACGGTACCTTGTCAACAGTGACCAGGCCCACCAACTGCTGAAACGCATCCTGGCGCAGCACACCGAGTTGGCGCGAACCGTGGCGCTGTGCGACGAAAGCCACTGGTGGGTCGTGGGGCGGGAACAGGACATGATCAGCAATCCGGGGCTGTTCGGCTGCCAGCTGCGTTATTTGCCGCGGGCTGCTGGAGCCCAACCGGACCAACTGATCACCTTGTCCGCGCTGGGCTTCGCCCATGCACCGGTGTGGCAGCAACTGCTCGGCGATGACATCGAGCCCTGGCAGGCGGTCAAGGAACTGACCGCCCAGTTCATCCGGACCTTCCTGACCTTGTGGTGCCAGGGCGTTATGCCGGAATGTCATGGTCAGAACCTGCTCGCCCGCTATCAGGGCAAACGGCTTAGCGGCTTCGTGTTGCGGGACCACGACACCCTGAGAATTTGTCCAACCCGGCTCAAGCAGCAAGGGCTGCCATTGCCCGACTACCAGATCGACTGGGGCACGCCCAACTCGCTGGTGCTGGGGTCAGACGAACGGCTACTGGCGTATTTCACAACCCTGGGGCTACAGGTCACCTTGTACCCCATTGCCCTGGCGACAGTTAATCACGGCAACCACAGTGAAACGGACTTTTGGAACTGGGTGCGGGTGTGCCTTGAAGAGTACGCCGCAACACTGGCCGATAAGCAACTGAAACAGGTCCTGTGCAAATTCTTGCTGGACGCCGAGGTATGGCCATTCAAGCAATTGCTCACGCCGCTGTTAAATCAACAGGCTGCTTCAACAGGGATGCCAAGCGCCATGGGACACATCCACAACCCGCTGCTTACCTCCCGGCCAAACGCTCTCCCAGCCGAACAGGACTTAACGCAAGCTCGGGACCATGAAACCACAACCTAA